A genome region from Leptodactylus fuscus isolate aLepFus1 chromosome 6, aLepFus1.hap2, whole genome shotgun sequence includes the following:
- the LOC142210090 gene encoding BPI fold-containing family B member 6-like, whose amino-acid sequence MAMLVFAGVFLGLVALCQSLEPRAYLQMDSCAMQNAVTDILTDKNTLKKMSDSPAAKKALGSKGKSPVKGITNIKVDKIEFSKISLNILPDGNIQMFVTNKIEISGKSFLGGKTYMKMEVDIITNSSLKKEGVDCPTFVKTECKTNVVDIKANLPKGILPNVMNNFLDKNLKSMLPTTVCPAVDYVLSELNKKLCLKDISLPIGQSGSLHYMTSPVPTVSEGYIDIEIKVKVLKGENPIERTEDEDTSSDDLPPTPEATTLLLTTDFLGRAFTVFQEEGSFNFMATEDDLVNGGAMSTSTLSDIIPELSPDLQDFKVNVSVKKSALVTATDVKVILHLYSMMDVIASSPDSESQTLFEVNLHMNFMLQITPDEKSLKFTLSLDKMFLALESSTVGEFEVEDLNEFITSMINTLYIPAVNGIIQPIPIPQILQNLDINLANAQVESDKGFIIISVDVCKD is encoded by the exons ATGGCCATGTTGGTCTTCGCTGGGGTCTTCCTAGGGCTTGTAGCCTTGTGCCAGTCACTGGAGCCTAGGGCATATCTGCAAATGGACAGCTGTGCTATGCAGAATG CTGTGACGGATATTCTAACAGATAAAAACACTTTAAAGAAAATGTCAGATTCACCTGCAGCTAAGAAAGCCCTGGGCTCGAAGGGTAAAAGTCCAGTCAAGGGTATTACAAA TATAAAGGTGGACAAGATTGAATTCTCCAAGATTTCACTGAACATCCTACCAGACGGCAATATCCAGATGTTTGTAACAAACAAGATAGAAATCAGTGGGAAAAG CTTCTTGGGTGGAAAGACATACATGAAAATGGAAGTGGACATTATTACAAATTCAAGTTTGAAGAAAGAGGGTGTAGACTGCCCAACGTTCGTCAAAACAGAATGTAAAACCAATGTCGTTGACATCAAAGCCAATCTTCCGAAGGG aattTTGCCAAATGTGATGAATAATTTTTTGGATAAAAACCTTAAATCGATGCTGCCTACTACA GTGTGCCCAGCAGTGGATTACGTCCTATCCGAATTGAATAAAAAGTTGTGCTTAAAAGACA TAAGTTTGCCTATTGGACAGTCTGGAAGCCTCCACTACATGACATCTCCAGTACCAACAGTCAGCGAAGGGTATATTGATATCGAAATAAAG GTCAAAGTATTGAAAGGAGAAAATCCAATTGAACGAACTGAAGATGAGGATACAAGCTCCGATGACCTGCCGCCTACCCCCGAAGCTACAACACTCCTTCTGACAACTGACTTTCTTGGACGCGCCTTCACTGTGTTTCAAGAAGAAGGATCTTTTAACTTCATGGCCACTGAAGATGAT CTTGTAAATGGAGGGGCCATGTCTACATCAACCCTAAGTGACATCATTCCGGAG CTTTCCCCAGACCTACAAGATTTCAAAGTCAACGTGTctgtgaaaaagtcagctctggtTACAGCAACCGACGTGAAAGTGATTCTCCATCTTTACTCAATGATGGACGTCATTGCATCATCTCCAGACTCAGAATCTCAGACCTTGTTTGAAGTAAACCTG CATATGAATTTTATGCTCCAGATAACACCAGATGAAAAAAGCCTAAAGTTCACACTTTCccttgacaa gATGTTCTTGGCTCTGGAGTCATCCACAGTTGGAGAATTTGAG GTGGAAGACTTAAATGAATTCATTACTTCTATGATCAATACGCTGTACATCCCAGCCGTGAATG GTATAATCCAGCCAATCCCCATCCCACAAATATTGCAAAATCTGGATATCAACTTGGCTAATGCTCAGGTTGAGTCAGATAAG GGCTTTATCATAATATCAGTGGACGTCTGCAAAGACTGA